From Ancylobacter pratisalsi, one genomic window encodes:
- the infB gene encoding translation initiation factor IF-2 — protein MTDTKNPGEKTMSGGQGAGQGGKTLTLKRPVEQGVVRQSFSHGRSKSVVVEKVKRRVVGPGDKPEAHAAAPSSAPASAPPAAPTARPASSSAPARPTQRTQPSPSANLSAPRPAPQQTPRPGGVVLRSLTEEEARARTAALQDARVREAEERKRAEEEAVRRAEREAREKIEREAAEARKREEDARRAFDEEAKRKSEQEARKRFGDDRSSSASTTSAPAGNAAAPQAAAPSAPTADAPGAPRVARPRGPGGMAAEEEERRPVRRGPGGAPARPVPPPQKPTRPTGGEKNRGRLTLVTAQSGQDERQRSVASFRRRTQRMSGHRQVEAKEKISREVIVPETISIQELANRMAERAVDVIRLLMKQGQMVKITDVIDADTAQLLAEELGHTVRRVAESDVEEGLFDVPDAPENLVPRPPVVTIMGHVDHGKTSLLDALRSANVVSGEAGGITQHIGAYQVTSPLGGKITFIDTPGHAAFTAMRARGAKVTDIVVLVVAADDGVMPQTIEAINHARAAKVPLIVAINKIDKPDAKPERVRSELLQYEVQVESMGGDTLEVEVSAKAHTNLDKLLELITLQSELLDLKADPERDAEGTVIEAKLDRGRGPVATVLVQRGTLRVGDIVVAGAEMGRVRALISDKGTQLASAEPSMPVEVLGFNGTPEAGDRLAVVENEARAREITDYRKNQKREKAAARSATVRGSLEQMMSQAKTAGRKEFPLIIKGDVSGSVEAIMTSLEKLGTDEVQARIIHSGAGGVNESDVTLAETAGAAIIAFNVRANKEARDAADRAGIEIRYYNIIYDLVDDVKAAMGGLLAPINRETMLGNALIKEIFAVSKVGKVAGCLVTDGTVERGQHVRLIRDNVVIHEGKLATLNRFKDAVNVVQAGQECGMSFENYQDMRAGDVIECYRVEVVQRTL, from the coding sequence ATGACCGATACGAAGAACCCGGGCGAGAAGACGATGAGCGGTGGCCAGGGTGCTGGCCAGGGGGGCAAGACCCTCACGCTCAAGCGACCTGTCGAGCAGGGCGTCGTCCGCCAGAGCTTCAGCCATGGACGGTCCAAGTCCGTCGTGGTGGAGAAGGTGAAGCGCCGCGTTGTCGGCCCGGGCGACAAGCCCGAGGCTCACGCGGCCGCACCCTCCTCCGCGCCGGCATCCGCCCCGCCTGCCGCTCCCACCGCGCGCCCTGCTTCGAGCAGCGCGCCGGCTCGCCCCACGCAGCGCACCCAGCCCTCGCCGAGCGCCAATCTTTCGGCGCCGCGGCCAGCGCCGCAGCAGACCCCGCGCCCCGGTGGCGTGGTTCTGCGCTCGCTGACCGAGGAAGAAGCACGCGCACGCACCGCCGCGCTTCAGGACGCCCGCGTCCGTGAAGCCGAGGAGCGCAAGCGCGCCGAGGAAGAAGCGGTTCGCCGCGCCGAGCGCGAGGCACGCGAAAAGATCGAGCGCGAGGCCGCCGAGGCCCGCAAGCGCGAGGAAGACGCACGCCGCGCCTTCGACGAGGAAGCCAAGCGCAAGTCCGAGCAGGAAGCCCGCAAGCGCTTCGGCGACGACCGTTCCTCGTCCGCATCCACCACCTCCGCTCCCGCCGGCAATGCCGCCGCGCCGCAGGCCGCTGCGCCTTCGGCCCCGACCGCCGATGCGCCGGGTGCTCCCCGTGTGGCCCGGCCGCGCGGACCGGGCGGCATGGCCGCGGAAGAGGAAGAGCGTCGTCCCGTGCGTCGCGGTCCTGGTGGCGCGCCTGCGCGTCCCGTCCCGCCGCCGCAGAAGCCCACCCGCCCCACCGGCGGCGAAAAGAACCGTGGCCGCCTCACCCTGGTGACCGCGCAGTCCGGACAGGACGAGCGCCAGCGTTCGGTGGCCTCGTTCCGCCGCCGTACCCAGCGCATGAGCGGCCATCGTCAGGTCGAGGCGAAGGAAAAGATCTCCCGCGAGGTGATCGTTCCCGAGACCATTTCGATCCAGGAGCTCGCCAATCGTATGGCCGAGCGCGCGGTCGACGTGATCCGTCTGCTGATGAAGCAGGGCCAGATGGTGAAGATCACCGACGTGATCGATGCCGATACGGCCCAGCTCCTCGCCGAGGAACTCGGCCACACGGTTCGCCGTGTCGCCGAATCCGACGTCGAGGAGGGCCTGTTCGACGTGCCGGATGCGCCCGAGAACCTCGTGCCGCGCCCCCCGGTCGTCACCATCATGGGCCATGTCGACCACGGCAAGACGTCGCTGCTCGACGCCCTGCGCTCGGCCAATGTCGTGTCCGGCGAAGCCGGCGGCATTACCCAGCACATCGGTGCCTATCAGGTGACCTCGCCGCTCGGCGGCAAGATCACCTTCATCGACACGCCCGGCCACGCCGCGTTCACCGCCATGCGCGCCCGTGGCGCCAAGGTGACGGACATCGTCGTGCTGGTGGTGGCCGCCGATGACGGCGTCATGCCGCAGACCATCGAGGCCATCAATCATGCGCGCGCCGCCAAGGTGCCGCTGATCGTGGCGATCAACAAGATCGACAAGCCCGATGCCAAGCCCGAGCGCGTGCGCAGCGAACTGCTGCAGTACGAGGTGCAGGTCGAAAGCATGGGCGGCGATACGCTCGAGGTCGAGGTGTCGGCGAAGGCCCATACCAATCTCGACAAGCTGCTCGAACTGATCACCCTTCAGTCGGAGCTGCTCGATCTCAAGGCCGACCCCGAGCGCGATGCCGAAGGCACCGTGATCGAGGCCAAGCTGGATCGCGGTCGTGGTCCCGTGGCGACCGTGCTGGTTCAGCGCGGCACGCTGCGTGTCGGCGATATCGTGGTGGCCGGTGCGGAAATGGGCCGCGTGCGCGCGCTCATCTCCGACAAGGGCACCCAGCTCGCCTCCGCCGAGCCGTCCATGCCGGTCGAGGTGCTCGGCTTCAACGGCACGCCGGAGGCGGGCGATCGTCTCGCGGTGGTGGAAAACGAAGCCCGTGCCCGCGAGATCACGGACTACCGCAAGAACCAGAAGCGCGAGAAGGCTGCGGCCCGCTCCGCCACGGTTCGCGGCTCGCTGGAACAGATGATGAGCCAGGCCAAGACGGCCGGGCGGAAGGAATTCCCGCTCATCATCAAGGGCGACGTGTCGGGTTCGGTCGAGGCCATCATGACCTCGCTGGAGAAGCTCGGCACCGACGAGGTGCAGGCCCGGATCATCCATTCCGGTGCTGGCGGCGTGAATGAAAGCGATGTGACCCTGGCCGAGACGGCCGGTGCCGCGATCATCGCGTTCAACGTGCGCGCCAACAAGGAAGCCCGCGATGCGGCCGATCGTGCCGGCATCGAGATCCGCTACTACAACATCATCTACGACCTGGTGGATGATGTTAAGGCGGCGATGGGCGGCCTGCTGGCCCCGATCAACCGCGAGACCATGCTCGGCAACGCCTTGATCAAGGAGATCTTCGCGGTCTCCAAGGTCGGCAAGGTCGCCGGCTGCCTGGTTACCGACGGCACCGTCGAACGCGGCCAGCATGTCCGCCTGATCCGCGACAATGTCGTGATCCACGAAGGCAAGCTCGCCACGCTCAACCGCTTCAAGGATGCGGTCAACGTGGTGCAGGCCGGCCAGGAGTGCGGCATGTCCTTCGAGAACTACCAGGACATGCGCGCGGGCGACGTCATCGAGTGCTACCGCGTCGAGGTCGTGCAGCGCACGCTCTGA
- the rbfA gene encoding 30S ribosome-binding factor RbfA: protein MKNKASSGAGPSQRQLRVGELVRHALADVLARGDLQDPALSAVLITVPEVRMSPDLKIATCFVMPLGGKDPKAAIAALADNARPLRGEIARRVELKYVPELRFRIDTSFEEGARIDALLRSPVVVRDLEADESEADATNDKEDEA from the coding sequence ATGAAGAACAAAGCGAGCTCGGGCGCAGGCCCGAGCCAGCGCCAGTTGCGCGTCGGCGAACTCGTGCGCCATGCACTCGCTGACGTCCTCGCACGCGGCGACCTGCAGGACCCCGCGCTTTCCGCCGTGCTCATCACGGTGCCGGAAGTGCGCATGAGCCCCGACCTCAAGATCGCGACCTGCTTCGTCATGCCGCTCGGCGGCAAGGACCCGAAGGCGGCGATTGCAGCGCTGGCGGACAATGCCCGCCCGCTGCGCGGCGAGATCGCCCGGCGCGTCGAACTCAAATACGTCCCCGAGCTGCGCTTCCGCATCGATACCTCGTTCGAGGAAGGCGCGCGGATCGACGCGCTGCTGCGCTCGCCGGTCGTGGTCCGCGACCTGGAAGCCGATGAGAGCGAGGCCGACGCCACCAACGACAAGGAAGACGAGGCATGA
- the truB gene encoding tRNA pseudouridine(55) synthase TruB — translation MSAPMTEAPVTDADLTDAGVADGGMADAGMNDAGGAGATHDGGERPREGRGPRKDRGPRRPKRDVDGWVLLDKPVGMTSTQAVGAVKWLFSAKKAGHAGTLDPLASGCLPIALGEATKTVPFVMDGRKVYRFTVRWGVQTDTDDSEGQPVETSDIRPDKAAIEAILDSFRGEIEQVPPAYSALKINGERAYDLAREGVQVELAARPIVIHSLELIEQPDADHAVFEAECGKGTYVRSLARDMGRMLGARGHISALRRTRVGTFAEEELVPLDTLRARHEELGGVAPIESLRPVDIGLDSLPALKVSPADAARLGRGQSIILRGRDAPILEGPVAITAGGRLVALGEAEGAEIFPKRIFHPAK, via the coding sequence ATGAGTGCGCCGATGACCGAGGCCCCCGTGACCGACGCCGATCTCACCGATGCAGGCGTGGCTGATGGTGGCATGGCTGACGCCGGAATGAACGATGCCGGCGGCGCCGGCGCCACCCACGACGGCGGCGAGCGTCCGCGCGAGGGCCGCGGGCCGCGCAAGGATCGTGGCCCCCGCCGCCCCAAGCGGGACGTCGACGGCTGGGTGCTGCTCGACAAGCCGGTCGGCATGACCTCGACCCAGGCGGTCGGGGCGGTGAAGTGGCTGTTCTCGGCCAAGAAGGCCGGCCATGCCGGCACGCTGGACCCGCTCGCCTCGGGCTGCCTTCCGATCGCGCTCGGCGAAGCCACCAAAACGGTCCCCTTCGTCATGGATGGGCGCAAGGTCTACCGTTTCACGGTGCGCTGGGGTGTCCAGACCGACACCGACGACAGCGAGGGCCAGCCGGTCGAGACCTCCGACATCCGGCCCGACAAGGCCGCGATCGAGGCCATTCTCGACAGTTTCCGTGGCGAGATCGAGCAGGTTCCCCCGGCCTATTCAGCGCTGAAGATCAATGGCGAGCGCGCCTATGACCTCGCACGCGAAGGCGTGCAGGTGGAACTGGCCGCCCGCCCCATCGTCATTCACAGCCTGGAACTGATCGAGCAACCCGACGCCGACCACGCCGTGTTCGAGGCCGAATGCGGCAAGGGCACCTATGTGCGCTCGCTCGCCCGCGACATGGGCCGCATGCTTGGCGCGCGCGGCCATATCTCGGCGCTGCGCCGGACCCGCGTCGGCACCTTCGCCGAGGAAGAACTGGTGCCGCTCGACACGCTGCGCGCGCGTCATGAGGAACTCGGCGGGGTCGCCCCGATCGAGTCGCTGCGCCCGGTCGATATCGGCCTCGACAGCCTGCCCGCGCTCAAGGTGAGCCCGGCGGACGCCGCCCGGCTCGGGCGCGGCCAGTCGATCATCCTGCGCGGGCGCGACGCGCCGATCCTGGAAGGCCCCGTTGCTATCACCGCCGGTGGGCGCCTCGTGGCGCTCGGCGAGGCCGAGGGCGCGGAGATCTTCCCCAAGCGCATCTTCCATCCCGCGAAATGA
- the rpsO gene encoding 30S ribosomal protein S15, protein MSITAERKQALITEYATKPGDTGSAEVQVAILTERISNLTGHFKTHAKDNHSRRGLLKLVSQRRGLLDYLKKTEEARYKSLIQRLGIRR, encoded by the coding sequence ATGTCGATCACTGCCGAGCGCAAGCAGGCGCTCATCACCGAATACGCCACCAAGCCGGGTGATACCGGTTCGGCGGAAGTGCAGGTCGCGATCCTCACCGAGCGGATCTCCAACCTGACCGGCCATTTCAAGACCCACGCCAAGGACAACCATTCCCGGCGCGGTCTGCTCAAGCTGGTGTCCCAGCGTCGCGGCCTCCTCGACTATCTGAAGAAGACCGAGGAAGCCCGCTACAAGTCCCTGATCCAGCGGCTGGGCATCCGCCGCTGA
- the pnp gene encoding polyribonucleotide nucleotidyltransferase, producing MFDIHREELDWGGRTLVLETGRMARQADGAVLATYGDTTVLATAVSAKAPKPGQDFFPLTVNYQEKAYAAGRIPGGFFKREGRPSEKETLVSRLIDRPIRPLFADGYKNDTQVVVTVLSHDLENDPDIVAMVGASAALTLSGVPFMGPIGGARVGFIDNEYVLNPTSDEIKESALDLVVAGTSDAVLMVESEAKELSEEVMLGAVMFGHRHFQPVIEAIIRLAEKAAKEPRDFSAPDHSALETELRGMIESDLRDAYKIARKQDRYDAVGAAKAKAKAHYAALAAEGKDVPDAQVLGEVLKGLEAKIVRWTILDEGVRIDGRDTKTVRPIVAEASVLPRAHGSALFTRGETQALVVATLGTGEDEQFIDSLEGTYKERFLLHYNFPPFSVGETGRMGSPGRREIGHGKLAWRAIRPILPPAHEFPYTLRAVSEILESNGSSSMATVCGTSLALMDAGVPLRRPVAGIAMGLILEGEKFAVLSDILGDEDHLGDMDFKVAGTDKGVTALQMDIKIAGITEEIMKVALGQAKDGRAHILGEMAKALTGARAELGEHAPRIEVIQIPVDKIREVIGSGGKVIREIVEKTGAKINIEDDGTVKVASASGESIKAALNWIKSIASEPEVGQIYEGTVVKVVDFGAFVNFFGAKDGLVHVSQLAKERVAKPSDVVKEGDKVRVKLLGFDERGKTRLSMKVVDQETGEDLEAKGKDEPEAGAAE from the coding sequence ATGTTCGATATCCACCGCGAGGAACTCGATTGGGGTGGGCGCACGCTCGTCCTCGAGACCGGCCGCATGGCGCGCCAGGCTGATGGCGCCGTGCTCGCGACCTATGGCGACACCACCGTGCTCGCCACCGCCGTTTCCGCCAAGGCGCCGAAGCCCGGGCAGGACTTCTTCCCGCTGACGGTGAACTACCAGGAAAAGGCCTATGCCGCGGGTCGCATTCCCGGTGGCTTCTTCAAGCGTGAAGGCCGTCCGAGCGAGAAGGAGACGCTTGTCTCCCGCCTGATCGACCGCCCGATCCGCCCGCTCTTCGCCGATGGCTACAAGAACGATACCCAGGTCGTCGTCACCGTGCTCTCGCACGATCTTGAGAACGATCCCGACATCGTCGCCATGGTCGGCGCCTCCGCCGCGCTCACCCTTTCCGGCGTGCCCTTCATGGGCCCGATCGGTGGTGCCCGGGTCGGTTTCATCGACAATGAATATGTGCTGAACCCGACCAGCGACGAGATCAAGGAATCCGCCCTCGACCTCGTGGTCGCCGGCACCTCGGACGCCGTGCTCATGGTCGAATCGGAAGCCAAGGAGCTTTCCGAGGAAGTCATGCTCGGCGCGGTCATGTTCGGCCACCGCCACTTCCAGCCGGTGATCGAGGCCATCATCCGCCTCGCCGAGAAGGCTGCCAAGGAGCCGCGCGACTTCAGCGCTCCCGACCATTCCGCGCTTGAGACCGAGCTGCGCGGCATGATCGAGTCCGACCTGCGCGACGCCTACAAGATCGCCCGCAAGCAGGACCGCTATGACGCGGTCGGCGCTGCCAAGGCGAAGGCGAAGGCCCATTACGCCGCCCTCGCCGCCGAAGGCAAGGACGTGCCGGACGCCCAGGTGCTGGGTGAAGTGCTGAAGGGTCTCGAAGCCAAGATCGTGCGCTGGACCATCCTCGACGAGGGCGTGCGCATCGACGGCCGCGACACCAAGACCGTCCGCCCGATCGTGGCCGAAGCCAGCGTGCTGCCGCGCGCCCACGGCTCGGCGCTGTTCACCCGCGGCGAGACGCAGGCCCTCGTGGTCGCGACCCTCGGCACCGGCGAGGACGAGCAGTTCATCGACAGCCTGGAAGGCACCTACAAGGAGCGCTTCCTGCTGCACTACAACTTCCCGCCCTTCTCGGTCGGCGAGACCGGCCGCATGGGTTCGCCCGGCCGCCGCGAAATCGGCCACGGCAAGCTCGCCTGGCGCGCCATCCGCCCGATCCTGCCGCCCGCGCATGAGTTCCCCTACACGCTGCGCGCGGTCTCCGAGATCCTGGAATCGAACGGCTCGTCTTCGATGGCGACCGTTTGCGGCACCTCGCTGGCGCTGATGGACGCGGGCGTTCCCCTGCGCCGTCCGGTCGCCGGCATCGCCATGGGCCTGATTCTGGAAGGCGAGAAGTTCGCCGTGCTCTCCGACATCCTCGGCGACGAGGATCACCTCGGCGACATGGACTTCAAGGTGGCCGGCACTGATAAGGGCGTCACCGCCCTGCAGATGGACATCAAGATCGCCGGCATCACCGAGGAGATCATGAAGGTCGCCCTCGGCCAGGCGAAGGATGGCCGTGCGCACATTCTTGGCGAGATGGCCAAGGCGCTGACCGGCGCCCGCGCCGAGCTGGGCGAGCATGCCCCGCGCATCGAGGTGATCCAGATCCCGGTCGACAAGATCCGTGAAGTGATCGGGTCGGGCGGCAAGGTGATCCGCGAGATCGTCGAGAAGACCGGTGCCAAGATCAACATCGAGGACGACGGCACCGTGAAGGTGGCCTCGGCGTCCGGCGAGTCGATCAAGGCGGCGCTGAACTGGATCAAGTCGATCGCTTCCGAGCCGGAAGTCGGCCAGATCTATGAAGGCACCGTGGTCAAGGTCGTCGATTTCGGCGCCTTCGTGAACTTCTTCGGCGCCAAGGACGGCCTCGTGCACGTCTCGCAGCTGGCCAAGGAGCGCGTGGCCAAGCCCTCCGACGTCGTCAAGGAAGGCGACAAGGTGCGGGTGAAGCTGCTCGGCTTCGACGAGCGCGGCAAGACCCGCCTGTCGATGAAGGTCGTCGACCAGGAGACCGGCGAGGATCTCGAAGCCAAGGGCAAGGACGAGCCCGAGGCCGGCGCCGCCGAGTGA
- a CDS encoding glutathione S-transferase yields MTLSSKNYSSWSLRGFLMCRLAGLEIEEARVSADDPDIRAELLLQSSSFLVPRLDHDGMRIWDTLAIAEYLHELKPEAGLLPKDRAARAHCRSISGEMHSGFANLRSALPMNIKARHDGFKVWTGAQADIERILVIWRACLETYGGPYLFGAAPTLADAMYAPVCSRFTTYDVKLDAPTKAYCATMLALPAMQEWTRAALEEPDEMEELDVEF; encoded by the coding sequence CTGACCCTGAGTAGCAAGAACTATTCCTCATGGTCGCTGCGTGGCTTCCTGATGTGCCGGCTCGCCGGGCTGGAGATCGAGGAGGCGCGGGTATCGGCCGACGATCCCGATATCCGGGCCGAGCTGCTGCTGCAGTCCTCGTCCTTCCTGGTGCCCCGCCTCGATCATGACGGCATGCGCATCTGGGACACGCTCGCCATTGCCGAATATCTGCACGAATTGAAGCCAGAGGCGGGGCTTCTGCCCAAGGACCGCGCAGCACGCGCGCATTGCCGCTCGATCTCGGGCGAGATGCACTCCGGCTTTGCCAATCTGCGCTCGGCGCTGCCGATGAACATCAAGGCGCGCCATGACGGCTTCAAGGTGTGGACCGGGGCTCAGGCGGATATCGAGCGCATCCTCGTCATCTGGCGCGCGTGCCTCGAGACCTATGGCGGTCCGTATCTCTTCGGCGCCGCGCCCACTCTGGCGGACGCGATGTACGCCCCCGTGTGCTCGCGCTTCACGACCTATGACGTAAAGCTCGACGCGCCGACCAAGGCCTATTGCGCGACCATGCTGGCCCTTCCGGCGATGCAGGAATGGACCCGTGCCGCGCTGGAGGAGCCCGACGAGATGGAAGAACTCGACGTCGAGTTCTGA
- a CDS encoding polyhydroxyalkanoate depolymerase has translation MIYAAYQAQADLLEPMRAAARMSRRMLGTAMSGFGGYGDTAFLRNLSATFEMIERAGLSHARPAFGIDSVMVGNREVEVTEEVALDLPFGSLLHFKKDIDQPQPRLLVVAPLSGHFATLLLDTVKTLLPENDVYITDWANARDVPLDAGRFGFDDYVTHVIRFLEAIGPGAHALAVCQPCVQVLAAAAVMAQRDNPATPHSITLMAGPVDTRINPTKVNELAMSKPLDWFEKNLIGTVPPGFPGVGRQVYPGFIQVSAFLAMNLDRHVKAHVELFENLSMGEHDKATTAKSFYDEYFAVLDLAAEFYLETIRIVFQEHDLPRGVLTYEGDRIDFRAVRRTSLLTVEGERDDICAVGQTVAAQDICSSLRPHRKRHHLQPGVGHYGVFSGRRWRGQVYPLVRNHILSSD, from the coding sequence ATGATCTATGCCGCCTACCAGGCTCAGGCCGACCTGCTCGAACCGATGCGCGCCGCCGCGCGGATGTCGCGACGTATGCTGGGCACCGCCATGAGCGGCTTCGGCGGATACGGCGACACCGCGTTCCTGCGCAACCTCTCCGCGACCTTCGAGATGATCGAGCGCGCCGGCCTCAGCCATGCGCGCCCCGCCTTCGGGATCGACAGCGTCATGGTCGGCAATCGCGAGGTCGAGGTGACCGAGGAGGTCGCGCTCGATCTGCCTTTCGGCTCGCTGCTCCATTTCAAGAAGGACATCGACCAGCCGCAGCCGCGCCTTCTGGTCGTGGCGCCGCTGTCGGGTCATTTCGCGACCCTGCTGCTCGACACGGTCAAGACCCTGCTGCCGGAGAATGACGTCTACATCACCGACTGGGCGAATGCCCGCGACGTGCCTCTGGACGCCGGCCGTTTCGGCTTCGACGACTACGTCACCCATGTGATCCGCTTTCTGGAGGCGATCGGCCCCGGCGCGCACGCGCTTGCCGTGTGCCAGCCCTGCGTGCAGGTGCTCGCGGCCGCCGCCGTCATGGCGCAGCGGGACAATCCGGCCACGCCCCATTCCATCACCCTCATGGCCGGGCCGGTGGATACCCGGATCAACCCGACCAAGGTGAACGAGCTCGCCATGTCCAAGCCGCTGGACTGGTTTGAGAAGAATCTCATCGGCACCGTCCCGCCCGGCTTTCCGGGCGTAGGGCGTCAGGTCTATCCCGGCTTCATCCAGGTCAGCGCCTTCCTGGCGATGAATCTCGACCGCCACGTGAAGGCCCATGTCGAGCTGTTCGAGAACCTCTCCATGGGCGAGCACGACAAGGCCACCACCGCCAAGAGCTTCTACGACGAGTATTTCGCCGTGCTGGATCTCGCCGCCGAGTTTTACCTCGAAACCATCCGCATCGTATTTCAGGAGCACGATCTGCCGCGCGGCGTGCTGACCTATGAGGGCGACCGGATCGACTTCCGGGCCGTCCGGCGCACCTCTCTGCTCACCGTCGAGGGCGAGCGCGACGACATCTGCGCGGTGGGCCAGACCGTGGCGGCGCAGGATATCTGCTCCAGCCTGCGTCCCCATCGCAAGCGCCACCATCTGCAGCCCGGTGTCGGCCATTACGGGGTCTTCAGCGGCCGGCGCTGGCGCGGCCAGGTCTACCCGCTGGTGCGCAACCACATTCTCTCGTCGGATTGA
- a CDS encoding homospermidine synthase, producing the protein MSVWPVYGKIEGPIVMIGFGSIGRGTLPLLERHFDFDKDRLTVIDPVDTDRALLDERGVNFLQQAITKENYREVLTPLLSTGGRGFVVNLSVDTSSVAIMELARELGALYVDTVIEPWLGFYFDKDAGPGERTNYALRETLLAAKRANPGGPTAVSCCGANPGMVSWFVKQALVNVATEIGLAFEEPTTREGWAKLMKDAGVKGIHIAERDTQRARDPKPMGMFVNTWSVEGFVSEGQQPAELGWGTHETWKPDNARGFDKGCGAAIYLLQPGANTRVRSWCPTPGPQYGFLVTHNESISIADFFTVREGDKVVYRPTCHYAYHPANDAVLSLSEMFGAAGKFQERWKILDEHEIVDGADELGVLLYGHAKNAYWFGSQLTIEETRKLAPYQNATGLQVSSAVLAGMVWALENPEAGIVEADEMDYKRCLQVQKPYLGPVKGYYTDWTPLNDRPGLFAEDLDTSDPWQFRNILVR; encoded by the coding sequence ATGTCGGTCTGGCCGGTCTACGGAAAAATCGAAGGTCCCATCGTGATGATCGGCTTTGGCTCGATCGGTCGCGGCACGCTTCCCCTGCTCGAGCGGCATTTCGACTTCGACAAGGACCGCCTCACTGTCATCGATCCGGTGGACACCGACCGCGCGCTGCTCGACGAGCGCGGCGTGAACTTCCTGCAGCAGGCGATCACCAAGGAAAATTACCGCGAGGTTCTCACCCCGCTGCTCAGCACCGGCGGGCGCGGCTTCGTCGTCAACCTGTCGGTCGACACCTCCTCGGTCGCGATCATGGAGCTGGCCCGCGAGCTCGGCGCGCTCTATGTCGACACCGTCATCGAGCCTTGGCTGGGCTTCTATTTCGACAAGGACGCCGGCCCCGGCGAGCGCACCAATTACGCGCTGCGCGAAACCCTGCTCGCCGCCAAGCGCGCCAATCCGGGCGGGCCGACGGCTGTGTCCTGCTGCGGCGCCAATCCCGGCATGGTGTCCTGGTTCGTGAAGCAGGCGCTGGTGAACGTCGCCACCGAAATCGGCCTCGCCTTCGAGGAGCCGACCACCCGCGAGGGCTGGGCGAAGCTGATGAAGGATGCCGGCGTGAAGGGCATCCACATCGCCGAGCGCGACACCCAGCGCGCCCGCGATCCCAAGCCGATGGGCATGTTCGTCAACACCTGGTCGGTGGAAGGCTTCGTTTCCGAGGGCCAGCAGCCGGCGGAGCTGGGCTGGGGCACGCACGAGACCTGGAAGCCGGACAATGCGCGCGGCTTCGACAAGGGCTGCGGCGCGGCGATCTACCTGCTCCAGCCCGGCGCCAACACCCGCGTGCGCTCGTGGTGCCCGACGCCGGGCCCGCAATATGGCTTCCTCGTCACCCATAACGAGTCGATCTCGATCGCGGACTTCTTCACCGTGCGCGAAGGCGACAAGGTGGTGTACCGGCCGACCTGTCACTACGCCTATCATCCCGCCAACGACGCCGTGCTCTCGCTGAGCGAGATGTTCGGCGCGGCCGGCAAGTTCCAGGAGCGCTGGAAGATCCTCGACGAGCACGAGATCGTCGACGGCGCCGACGAACTCGGGGTTCTGCTCTACGGCCACGCCAAGAACGCGTACTGGTTCGGCTCGCAGCTCACGATCGAAGAGACGCGCAAGCTTGCCCCCTACCAGAACGCCACCGGCCTTCAGGTCTCCTCGGCCGTGCTGGCAGGCATGGTGTGGGCGCTGGAGAACCCGGAAGCGGGGATCGTCGAGGCCGACGAGATGGACTACAAGCGCTGCCTCCAGGTGCAGAAGCCCTATCTCGGCCCGGTGAAGGGCTACTACACCGACTGGACCCCGCTGAACGACCGCCCCGGCCTGTTCGCCGAGGACCTCGACACCAGCGATCCCTGGCAGTTCCGCAACATACTGGTGCGCTAG